In Hemiscyllium ocellatum isolate sHemOce1 chromosome 20, sHemOce1.pat.X.cur, whole genome shotgun sequence, one genomic interval encodes:
- the LOC132825379 gene encoding parvalbumin beta 3-like translates to MASMTSVLEAKDIEKAVSECAAATFNHKTFFVTSGLTKKSDDDLAKVFDILDQDRSGFIEVEELKLFLQSFSKGARELNDAETSAFLSAGDSDHDGKIGVDEFKTMVKA, encoded by the exons ATGGCTTCGATGACCTCAGTATTGGAAGCTAAAGACATCGAGAAGGCCGTGTCTGAATGTGCCG CCGCTACATTCAATCATAAGACATTCTTTGTAACTAGCGGCTTGACGAAGAAGTCGGATGATGACCTTGCTAAAGTGTTTGACATCCTTGACCAGGATCGTAGTGGGTTCATTGAAGTGGAAGAGCTGAA ACTGTTCCTTCAAAGCTTTTCTAAAGGTGCACGGGAACTAAATGACGCTGAGACCAGTGCATTCCTTAGTGCTGGAGACAGTGATCACGATGGCAAGATCGGAGTTGATG AGTTCAAGACAATGGTCAAAGCATAA